One window from the genome of Thermococcus siculi encodes:
- a CDS encoding metal-dependent hydrolase, producing MVRVKFLGHAAFLIEGSKKILIDPFLTGNPKAAVKPEEVEADLILITHAHGDHIGDAVAIAQRTGAKIVAMYDIANYLVEGNQGITTIGMNYGPTEVDGVKIVQVPAWHSSSDGKYGIGNACGYIVELDGVKIYHAGDTFVFGDMALFNELYGPIDVALLPIGGHFTMGPKEAAKAVELLRPRKVVPMHYNTWPPIAQDPEEFRRLVGDRAEVVILEPGETLEL from the coding sequence ATGGTGAGGGTGAAGTTTCTCGGCCACGCGGCTTTCCTGATCGAGGGAAGCAAGAAAATCCTGATAGACCCGTTCCTCACGGGCAACCCGAAGGCAGCGGTAAAGCCGGAAGAGGTCGAGGCGGACCTGATACTGATAACCCACGCCCACGGCGACCACATAGGTGACGCCGTGGCTATAGCCCAGAGGACCGGGGCGAAGATCGTCGCCATGTACGACATAGCCAACTACCTCGTCGAGGGCAATCAGGGGATAACCACGATAGGCATGAACTACGGCCCGACCGAGGTGGACGGCGTTAAGATAGTCCAGGTTCCGGCCTGGCACTCGAGCAGCGACGGGAAGTACGGCATAGGCAACGCCTGCGGTTACATAGTTGAACTCGACGGCGTCAAAATCTACCACGCCGGCGACACCTTCGTGTTCGGCGATATGGCCCTCTTTAACGAGCTTTACGGGCCGATCGACGTTGCCCTGCTCCCGATAGGCGGGCACTTCACGATGGGGCCGAAGGAAGCTGCCAAAGCGGTCGAGCTTCTCAGGCCGAGGAAGGTCGTCCCGATGCACTACAACACCTGGCCGCCGATTGCACAGGATCCTGAGGAGTTCAGGAGACTCGTCGGCGACAGAGCCGAGGTCGTCATCCTCGAACCCGGTGAGACCCTGGAGCTTTGA
- a CDS encoding DUF2357 domain-containing protein has translation MPWEPVQRVLDTLEIYSEEKWPNAFYDGQRLILFEWVDYYVKSSLEFEIHGLEIKKIADRYKFRYSNYVGLSEIRLEDGRAIPILVLSRKVGKILGISDSEKCLSSDSIDELIDAFDTLVGSLIGELVKISSTIPFSLKSPTDFSTTESDEPINELFAYHYLRSNGERITSAFETVIRRMKRKLIVEDEWLRPDEIDNITPETLLSIAQHPEYLAPAGEGVLIAEHLNGYAPTRILGFRKYESFDTPENRFAKYFLGLLIEWSERVIDSFWNNRAANVGSIREILGELEFIASDGVWDDVGDMDLFPYTSQTLLKGDGYRDLLELYREFTAYVPFFEEMKRAIDNKDIAKLYEYWAFFRLVEELGGILGEKKLKIHVLPAGELSEKGDVYAEFDNGWRLYYNKRLVPKKWSYSVTLRPDFSLFTGDPKRKDTTLVGVFDAKFKLDVVNEAKGVEEFDEETEIAEKTGNYETWAKLEDVYKMHTYRDALSAKFAVVLYPGGRNVFFEANKGKVERFVLEEVLVGELSGVGYLRIVPEVKE, from the coding sequence ATGCCTTGGGAACCTGTTCAGCGGGTTCTGGATACCCTCGAGATATACTCTGAAGAGAAATGGCCCAATGCATTCTATGATGGACAGAGGTTGATTCTTTTTGAATGGGTGGATTACTACGTGAAATCATCTCTTGAGTTTGAGATACATGGCCTAGAAATCAAAAAAATTGCTGATAGATACAAATTCAGATACTCAAACTACGTAGGACTGTCAGAGATAAGACTTGAAGATGGGCGTGCTATACCAATTCTTGTCCTTTCAAGGAAGGTAGGGAAAATACTGGGGATATCCGATTCTGAAAAGTGTTTATCGTCAGATAGCATAGATGAGTTAATAGACGCATTCGACACTCTAGTAGGGAGCCTTATAGGGGAACTTGTAAAAATCTCTTCTACTATTCCCTTCTCTCTGAAATCTCCAACTGACTTCTCGACCACGGAGAGTGACGAGCCAATCAACGAGCTCTTTGCCTACCACTACCTTCGCTCGAATGGAGAAAGAATAACCAGTGCCTTTGAGACCGTGATCCGTCGGATGAAGCGAAAGCTAATCGTTGAAGATGAGTGGCTGAGGCCGGATGAAATTGACAACATAACCCCAGAAACCCTCTTATCCATAGCGCAACACCCTGAGTATCTAGCACCTGCAGGAGAAGGAGTCCTGATAGCTGAGCACCTTAACGGCTACGCCCCCACAAGAATTCTCGGCTTCAGGAAGTACGAGAGCTTTGACACTCCAGAAAACCGCTTTGCCAAGTATTTCCTCGGTTTGCTCATCGAATGGAGCGAGCGCGTCATTGACTCCTTCTGGAACAATAGGGCGGCTAACGTTGGCTCGATTAGAGAAATCCTCGGGGAGCTTGAGTTCATCGCAAGCGACGGGGTCTGGGATGACGTTGGTGATATGGATCTCTTCCCTTACACCTCGCAGACGCTCCTGAAAGGTGATGGCTATCGCGACCTTCTCGAACTCTACCGTGAGTTCACGGCTTACGTTCCTTTCTTTGAGGAGATGAAGAGAGCAATTGACAACAAGGACATCGCCAAGCTCTACGAATACTGGGCGTTCTTTAGGCTCGTTGAGGAGCTTGGAGGAATTCTTGGGGAGAAAAAGCTCAAAATCCACGTGCTTCCTGCGGGCGAACTCTCCGAAAAGGGAGACGTTTACGCAGAATTCGACAACGGCTGGCGTCTTTACTACAACAAACGACTCGTTCCTAAGAAATGGAGCTATTCCGTGACGCTGAGGCCAGACTTTTCGCTCTTTACAGGGGATCCTAAGCGAAAAGATACCACACTAGTGGGTGTATTCGATGCAAAATTCAAGCTCGATGTTGTGAATGAAGCGAAAGGGGTGGAAGAATTCGATGAAGAGACTGAGATTGCAGAAAAAACTGGAAACTATGAGACGTGGGCAAAACTAGAGGACGTTTACAAGATGCATACGTACAGAGATGCGTTAAGTGCTAAGTTTGCCGTGGTATTGTATCCCGGCGGTAGGAATGTGTTTTTTGAGGCGAATAAGGGTAAGGTTGAAAGATTTGTCCTAGAGGAAGTTTTGGTTGGAGAATTGAGCGGTGTTGGCTATTTGAGGATTGTACCGGAGGTGAAAGAATGA
- a CDS encoding sodium/proline symporter, with amino-acid sequence MNGDSIVEGQTQILIVLVLYLSFLIGFGIYQGKKAKSGKDFAIAGRQLPGWVAALSERATGESAWALLGLPGFAYAAGLSAVWVAIGCVAGIIVAWVVFAGRLRREAEKYDATTFIDYIAKRHSDAEKWIRILGSITVVFFFFFYVGAQFLGGGKTLNALFGIDPKVGMLITAVIILPYTVLGGLKSVAYTDSVQAIVMILTLTIAPVVGLVYIANHPDVFAHSVSSALEMSGPEYSTLLGGLVGGAAFVFVIAEFSWFFGYLGGMPQLSIRFMAIKDEENAKLARNVGVSWTIIAYIGALLIGWIGIAIFGPTGLEDQEAVMPQVMLTLFPPFLAAIFITGAIAAMLSTADSLLILSATELSENLLKPFVYKESFDPRRSLKLSRISTIALGIIALITAYVVPSNLIYTIVGYTWAGIGDTFSVIVILTLFWKKFHGRAVPPTIVTGLLFTIFWISSGLEEIVSARLMTFIVTAIVAVLATYALKPKGKASTA; translated from the coding sequence ATGAACGGTGATTCAATCGTGGAGGGCCAGACTCAAATACTGATAGTTCTGGTTCTGTACCTTTCGTTTTTGATAGGCTTTGGAATCTACCAGGGAAAAAAGGCTAAAAGCGGCAAGGATTTTGCCATAGCAGGCAGACAGCTTCCGGGATGGGTTGCGGCGCTCTCCGAGCGTGCCACTGGCGAATCTGCATGGGCTCTCCTGGGCCTTCCGGGTTTCGCCTATGCCGCTGGTCTATCCGCCGTTTGGGTTGCGATTGGTTGTGTTGCAGGTATCATCGTGGCCTGGGTGGTCTTCGCGGGAAGACTCAGGAGGGAGGCCGAGAAGTACGACGCCACGACCTTCATAGACTACATAGCCAAGCGCCACTCGGACGCCGAGAAGTGGATTAGAATACTGGGAAGCATAACCGTGGTGTTCTTCTTTTTCTTCTACGTCGGAGCCCAGTTCCTCGGCGGTGGAAAGACACTCAACGCCCTCTTTGGTATAGACCCAAAGGTGGGAATGCTCATAACCGCCGTCATAATCCTGCCTTACACCGTCCTGGGAGGTCTCAAGAGCGTTGCCTACACCGACAGTGTTCAGGCGATAGTCATGATACTCACCCTGACCATAGCCCCAGTGGTCGGTCTCGTCTACATAGCCAACCACCCAGACGTCTTCGCCCACTCCGTCTCCAGTGCCCTTGAGATGTCAGGACCGGAGTACTCCACACTCCTCGGCGGTCTGGTTGGAGGCGCCGCCTTCGTCTTCGTCATAGCGGAGTTCTCGTGGTTCTTCGGCTACCTGGGTGGAATGCCCCAGCTCAGCATCAGGTTCATGGCCATCAAAGACGAGGAGAACGCAAAGCTCGCAAGGAACGTTGGAGTCAGCTGGACGATCATAGCCTACATCGGCGCCCTCCTCATAGGCTGGATCGGAATAGCAATCTTCGGCCCGACCGGCCTGGAGGACCAGGAGGCTGTGATGCCCCAGGTCATGCTCACGCTCTTCCCGCCGTTCCTGGCTGCGATCTTCATCACCGGTGCCATTGCCGCCATGCTCTCCACCGCGGACTCCCTGCTCATACTCTCCGCAACTGAACTCTCGGAGAACCTGCTCAAGCCCTTCGTCTACAAAGAGAGCTTCGACCCAAGGAGAAGCCTCAAGCTCTCCAGGATATCCACCATTGCCCTTGGAATCATAGCGCTGATAACGGCCTACGTGGTTCCGTCCAACCTCATCTACACCATCGTCGGCTACACCTGGGCTGGAATCGGCGATACATTCTCCGTGATAGTTATCCTGACGCTGTTCTGGAAGAAGTTCCACGGAAGGGCCGTTCCACCGACCATCGTTACGGGACTGCTCTTCACGATATTCTGGATCAGCTCGGGACTGGAGGAGATAGTATCCGCCAGGCTGATGACATTCATCGTCACGGCAATAGTCGCGGTGCTGGCAACCTATGCGCTGAAGCCGAAGGGGAAAGCCTCCACCGCCTGA
- a CDS encoding indolepyruvate oxidoreductase subunit beta — protein MREYNIVITGVGGQGVLTAANILGWAALHAGYKVRMGEVHGMSQRFGSVVSYVRFGDEVYGSMVPEGKGDVILSFEPVEALRYINHLKQGGMVVANTKPIVPVQVSMGKARYPEIDEIKKIVEEEFRGKWIGFNAEELAAQAGHVITTNTVLIGALTQIPEFPLDAEHVREVIRLSVPPKAVDMNMKAFDLGIKAAKEILGL, from the coding sequence ATTAGGGAGTACAACATAGTCATCACCGGTGTCGGCGGCCAGGGTGTTCTGACAGCGGCAAACATACTCGGCTGGGCCGCCCTTCACGCCGGCTACAAGGTGAGGATGGGTGAGGTTCACGGAATGAGCCAGCGCTTTGGAAGCGTCGTCTCATACGTCCGCTTCGGTGACGAGGTTTACGGCTCGATGGTTCCTGAAGGAAAGGGCGACGTCATACTGTCCTTCGAGCCTGTGGAAGCGCTCCGCTACATCAACCACCTCAAGCAGGGCGGAATGGTCGTCGCCAACACCAAGCCCATCGTCCCGGTCCAGGTTTCGATGGGCAAGGCCCGCTACCCGGAGATCGACGAGATAAAGAAGATCGTGGAAGAGGAGTTCAGGGGCAAGTGGATAGGTTTCAACGCGGAAGAACTAGCCGCCCAAGCAGGCCACGTCATAACCACCAACACCGTCCTCATCGGTGCGCTGACGCAGATCCCCGAGTTCCCGCTCGATGCGGAGCACGTCAGGGAAGTGATAAGGCTCAGCGTCCCGCCGAAGGCCGTCGACATGAACATGAAGGCCTTCGACCTTGGAATAAAGGCCGCAAAGGAGATTCTGGGGCTTTGA
- a CDS encoding AAA family ATPase, with protein MYDRERELQEFQSAIDLGERMVLLLGIRRLGKSSLLNVALTESGMPYAKIDVRSLYFTHGSIPQEILARRILGSLLSTISSSKALRLRLEKVLSSVKGLKISGFQVEFESRPDLAEILEKINLWAEKEGTRAILAFDEAQYLRLSGIQYDGLIAYAVDNLPNLTFVLTGSEIGTLHDFLGLENPKKPLFGRYAGEIVLERFGRDESINFLQKGFGELGMAVDELEIERAVDRLDGIVGWLTMYGYLRGVRKLSENEALEELFNRAQALVREELSTLLAYSRRYGIILRAVAMGNETWSTIKEYVEFKGGPINDAKFSNLLNNLVKYGYLEKKGRKYILPDPVVQEAIRGLQLTLR; from the coding sequence TTGTATGATCGCGAAAGGGAACTCCAGGAGTTCCAGAGCGCCATAGATCTCGGTGAAAGGATGGTTCTCCTCCTCGGCATCAGACGTCTCGGGAAGAGCTCCCTCCTCAACGTAGCCCTTACTGAGTCAGGCATGCCATATGCAAAGATCGACGTCCGCTCCCTGTACTTCACCCACGGCTCGATACCCCAGGAGATTCTGGCGAGAAGAATCCTGGGTTCATTGCTCTCAACCATATCGTCCAGCAAAGCCCTCAGACTTAGGCTTGAAAAAGTCCTGAGCAGCGTAAAAGGGCTGAAAATCTCCGGATTTCAGGTGGAATTTGAAAGTAGGCCCGACCTGGCCGAGATATTGGAGAAAATAAACCTTTGGGCAGAGAAGGAGGGGACGAGGGCTATACTTGCCTTCGACGAGGCCCAGTATCTGAGGCTCTCCGGGATTCAGTACGACGGCCTGATTGCATACGCCGTTGATAACCTCCCAAACCTTACCTTTGTCCTCACCGGCTCCGAAATTGGGACGCTCCACGACTTCCTTGGCCTTGAGAACCCCAAAAAGCCCCTCTTTGGCCGATATGCCGGAGAGATAGTGCTCGAGAGGTTCGGGAGGGATGAAAGCATCAACTTCCTCCAAAAGGGCTTCGGCGAGCTTGGAATGGCTGTGGACGAATTGGAGATAGAGCGCGCCGTTGATAGGCTTGATGGAATCGTGGGCTGGCTGACGATGTACGGCTATTTGAGGGGAGTGCGGAAGCTCTCCGAGAATGAGGCACTCGAAGAACTTTTCAACAGGGCTCAGGCTCTCGTCCGCGAGGAACTCTCCACGCTTCTCGCTTACAGTAGGAGATACGGCATCATCCTCAGGGCGGTGGCGATGGGCAACGAGACGTGGAGCACGATAAAGGAGTACGTTGAGTTCAAAGGTGGGCCAATAAACGACGCAAAGTTCTCAAATCTGCTTAATAACCTCGTGAAGTACGGCTACCTTGAAAAGAAAGGCAGGAAATATATCCTGCCGGATCCGGTTGTCCAGGAGGCCATAAGGGGACTCCAACTTACCCTCCGGTAA
- a CDS encoding McrB family protein: protein MISETKLRELIREYCHTEFNKAKNEWADKNIHEFRQILNEIRNTGDYGLLKKALRRLHSGKNALRFHIKTPSDLENLWEKFLREIIETTPEKLLEDIDERFERWKQIKGAGRGLISEALAFYYPNHFVPWNNTVDWYFQELGWGKPTKYSEVLSHLEELKMLFKEECSHQDINFVIVDHFGWWLKSRKDIVDSGNRKTYVYMEITKPFGKKKTLSNRDFLNLDKTHVGRFLWSPADEKYWNGHEGKMGLLKVGDIVLHDVNRKIVGYSSVIEEASKEGKTKEEVIELFKETGIWTEDYREFAEGWFSKSKNGKFYVVKLGNFRKLNKPLKYSEVRGLPSSGGLERVYLIDISPEVLKKLGIVQEGIDTRVVKLDEYFASKGYLYPKHLVSQFYTALKTKGFVILSSLTGTGKTKIAQELAELTSSIWANELPNVFSKWEGTDDEFENSIEEIQRVIKDNRFVILLWGPEGEVRNVEPPFVFWIGHQNKAKAAALVIEKYSAEEALREAGELSRGFKWNLGKYNETFESAVKNHHSKYGSAVVFKVVEIIPLIEPIDASEVSLRVGFKRVAPFKNLKFGDPSSKSFLFLSVRPNWRDSKALLGYYNPLTGEYHRTELLDFLLRAVEDYRNNSTNSKSYFVLLDEMNLAHVEYYFADFLSVLESGRNNKGFTREGIKLHDSREVEAFEGIPRVLKLPPNLYIIGTVNMDETTYSFSPKVLDRAFVVEFHDVDLEKCPPANENSSENFEGLRDALLDDLRGHEGRFLASQKEQMNEAVNELKTINDYWKILQELNRALEPYDLHFGYRVVDEIALFFKNAKESGGKGIIEFESDDEIFDLALLMKVLPKFHGNRKKLEKPLKEVLKLCLDGNSPLDVEYLKLDRLLEMLKNWEKEQENFRFKHTARKVLRMLRELYEIGFASFS, encoded by the coding sequence ATGATAAGTGAAACTAAACTTCGAGAATTAATTAGGGAGTACTGTCATACCGAATTCAACAAGGCGAAGAATGAATGGGCTGACAAGAATATTCATGAGTTTAGACAAATTCTCAATGAAATTAGGAATACCGGCGATTATGGACTTCTGAAAAAGGCTCTCCGTCGCTTACATTCTGGAAAAAATGCTCTTAGATTTCACATCAAGACTCCATCTGATTTGGAGAATCTCTGGGAAAAGTTCCTTAGAGAGATCATTGAAACAACTCCAGAAAAACTTTTAGAAGATATTGATGAACGCTTTGAGAGATGGAAACAAATAAAAGGAGCAGGTAGGGGGCTTATATCTGAGGCTCTGGCTTTTTATTATCCAAATCATTTTGTTCCATGGAACAACACTGTTGACTGGTACTTTCAGGAACTAGGATGGGGAAAACCAACAAAGTATTCAGAAGTTCTCTCCCATCTCGAAGAATTAAAAATGCTGTTCAAAGAGGAATGTTCCCATCAGGACATCAACTTTGTTATTGTAGATCACTTTGGATGGTGGCTAAAGAGCAGAAAAGACATTGTAGATTCGGGTAATAGGAAAACCTATGTTTACATGGAAATAACAAAGCCTTTTGGTAAGAAGAAAACACTAAGTAACAGAGATTTTTTGAATCTAGATAAGACTCATGTCGGTCGTTTTCTTTGGTCTCCTGCAGATGAAAAATACTGGAACGGTCATGAGGGGAAGATGGGACTGTTAAAAGTCGGGGATATAGTGCTTCATGATGTTAATAGAAAGATCGTTGGATATTCGTCAGTTATAGAAGAGGCATCAAAGGAGGGAAAAACAAAAGAAGAAGTCATAGAGCTTTTTAAAGAAACCGGGATTTGGACTGAAGATTACCGGGAATTTGCAGAGGGTTGGTTTAGCAAATCTAAAAATGGAAAGTTCTACGTTGTTAAACTTGGTAACTTTAGAAAGCTGAATAAACCTCTCAAATATTCTGAAGTCAGAGGTTTGCCCTCTTCGGGAGGGCTTGAGAGAGTGTATCTGATCGATATATCCCCTGAAGTCCTGAAGAAGCTAGGGATCGTCCAGGAAGGCATTGATACAAGGGTCGTTAAGTTGGATGAGTATTTTGCCTCAAAAGGCTACCTCTACCCAAAACACCTTGTCTCTCAGTTTTACACCGCCCTCAAGACGAAGGGTTTTGTAATCCTCTCTAGCCTGACTGGGACAGGCAAAACGAAGATAGCCCAGGAGTTAGCCGAATTAACGAGTTCAATATGGGCTAATGAGCTACCCAACGTTTTCTCCAAATGGGAGGGGACAGACGATGAGTTTGAGAACTCTATCGAGGAGATTCAAAGAGTCATAAAAGATAATAGATTCGTGATATTATTATGGGGTCCTGAGGGAGAAGTCCGCAACGTTGAGCCACCGTTTGTCTTCTGGATAGGACATCAAAATAAGGCCAAAGCTGCGGCACTGGTAATAGAGAAATATTCAGCCGAAGAAGCCCTCAGAGAGGCAGGTGAGCTCTCCCGGGGATTCAAGTGGAATCTTGGAAAATACAACGAAACGTTTGAGAGTGCTGTTAAGAATCACCACTCAAAATATGGGAGTGCCGTGGTTTTCAAAGTGGTTGAGATAATCCCACTGATAGAACCTATTGATGCTTCTGAAGTGTCCCTAAGAGTGGGATTCAAAAGAGTGGCTCCCTTTAAAAACTTGAAATTTGGAGATCCAAGTAGTAAGAGCTTCCTCTTCCTCTCCGTCCGCCCGAACTGGCGCGACTCCAAGGCGCTTTTAGGATATTACAACCCGCTAACTGGAGAGTATCACAGAACCGAGCTTCTAGATTTCCTCCTAAGGGCGGTAGAAGACTACCGGAACAATAGCACTAATTCAAAATCATACTTCGTTCTCCTCGACGAGATGAATTTAGCTCATGTGGAGTACTATTTCGCAGACTTTCTGAGCGTTCTTGAGAGCGGGAGAAATAACAAAGGTTTCACGAGGGAGGGCATAAAGCTCCACGACAGCAGGGAGGTTGAAGCTTTTGAAGGAATACCCAGAGTGCTTAAACTCCCGCCGAATCTCTACATCATCGGCACCGTCAATATGGACGAGACAACTTACTCCTTCAGCCCCAAAGTTCTCGACAGAGCCTTTGTGGTGGAGTTCCATGACGTTGATCTTGAGAAGTGCCCACCTGCCAACGAAAACTCATCAGAGAACTTTGAAGGTTTAAGGGATGCATTACTTGATGACCTGAGAGGCCACGAGGGAAGGTTCCTCGCCTCTCAGAAGGAACAGATGAACGAGGCGGTTAATGAGCTCAAGACTATTAATGATTACTGGAAAATCCTACAAGAGCTAAACAGAGCCCTCGAACCCTACGATCTCCACTTCGGCTACCGCGTTGTTGATGAGATTGCACTCTTCTTCAAAAACGCAAAAGAGAGCGGAGGAAAAGGGATCATCGAATTCGAGAGCGACGATGAAATATTTGATCTGGCACTGCTGATGAAAGTCCTCCCGAAGTTCCACGGCAACAGAAAGAAGCTTGAGAAACCGCTGAAGGAAGTACTTAAACTCTGTCTTGATGGCAACTCCCCACTCGACGTAGAATACTTAAAGCTTGATAGGCTCCTTGAAATGCTAAAGAATTGGGAGAAAGAACAGGAGAACTTCCGCTTCAAACATACCGCTAGGAAAGTTCTCCGCATGCTCCGCGAACTTTATGAGATAGGCTTCGCGAGCTTCAGCTAA
- a CDS encoding cell wall-binding repeat-containing protein, producing MVKRAVALALMVVVFSSFLLPLASAQEKEEKPKYDLIIVRNDDMIDYILAIPYSKMLDVPILPVNPKELDPATIAQLQSYAQFGWNHVLIIGDSQAVSDEVQDELLNMGFVVERIGGAVRTETAAKLALHFYPNGADTVVVASSSDYGSALAAARWAMVYGFPLLLTQEDALSDSTADAIKKLDPELVELMGAGMSKDVQKKIEEMGYQTYWVKENIEITIPEQPKETNWTVVILAVLVSLVVAIPASVYYARKRWAANRVPIEVLTEKERIVVKAIIDKGGTVKQEELPELTGYSRPTISRIIQELEKKQLVEREKVGKTFIVKLTKEIIIRD from the coding sequence ATGGTTAAACGGGCCGTTGCTCTGGCGCTCATGGTGGTCGTGTTCTCATCGTTCCTGCTCCCCCTTGCTTCAGCCCAGGAAAAGGAGGAGAAACCCAAGTACGACCTGATAATCGTCCGTAACGACGACATGATAGACTATATACTGGCCATTCCCTACTCCAAGATGCTGGACGTCCCGATTCTCCCGGTCAATCCTAAGGAACTCGACCCCGCGACCATTGCCCAGCTCCAGAGCTACGCCCAGTTCGGGTGGAACCATGTGCTCATAATAGGCGATTCCCAAGCTGTAAGCGACGAGGTTCAGGACGAGCTCCTCAACATGGGCTTTGTAGTTGAGAGGATAGGCGGCGCGGTTAGAACGGAGACCGCCGCCAAGCTGGCCCTCCATTTCTACCCCAACGGCGCCGACACCGTGGTCGTCGCCAGCTCCAGCGACTACGGTTCAGCCCTCGCCGCCGCGAGGTGGGCCATGGTGTACGGCTTCCCCCTCCTCCTTACCCAGGAGGACGCACTGTCGGATTCCACGGCCGACGCCATAAAGAAGCTCGACCCCGAGCTGGTTGAGCTTATGGGCGCCGGAATGTCCAAGGACGTCCAGAAGAAGATAGAGGAGATGGGCTACCAGACCTACTGGGTCAAGGAAAACATCGAGATAACGATACCCGAGCAGCCCAAGGAGACCAACTGGACGGTCGTCATACTGGCGGTGCTGGTTTCCCTTGTGGTGGCGATTCCGGCTTCGGTATACTACGCCAGAAAGCGCTGGGCCGCCAACAGGGTGCCGATAGAGGTCCTCACAGAGAAGGAGCGCATAGTTGTCAAGGCGATCATCGACAAGGGAGGCACCGTCAAGCAGGAGGAGCTGCCGGAACTGACGGGCTATTCAAGGCCGACCATCAGCAGGATAATCCAGGAACTGGAGAAGAAGCAGCTCGTGGAGAGGGAGAAGGTTGGGAAAACCTTCATAGTGAAGCTCACGAAGGAGATAATAATCCGCGACTGA
- a CDS encoding acetate--CoA ligase family protein, producing MTFDYFFKPKAIAVIGASNDPLKLGYEVFKNLKKYRDGKVYPVNVKDEEVQGVKAYRNVKDIPDDVDLAVVVVPKRFVKQTVIDCGEKGVKGIILITAGFGEVGPEGKREERELVEIAHRYGMRIVGPNCVGIMNTHNDMNATFVMDAKKGNIGFISQSGALGAGIIYKTVKEGIGFSKFVSIGNMADVDFAEFMEYLADTEDDKAIALYIEGLKDGRRFMEIAKKVTKKKPVIVLKAGRSESGARAASSHTGSLAGSWRIYEAAFKQSGVIVAETIDDMLSMARAFTQPLPKGNRVAIMTNAGGPGVPPADAIDKLGLKLADLEEKTIEELRSFLPPMAAVKNPVDMIASARGEDYYRTAKALLEDSNVDMLISICVVPTFAGMTPTEHAEGVVRAVKEVNNGKPVLGLFMAGYVSEKAKEVLEENGIPSYERPEDAAAAAYALVEFAKAKGVLKEE from the coding sequence ATGACGTTTGATTATTTCTTCAAGCCGAAGGCTATAGCTGTTATCGGGGCATCAAACGATCCCCTCAAGCTCGGCTATGAAGTCTTCAAGAACCTCAAGAAGTACAGGGACGGAAAGGTTTACCCTGTCAACGTCAAGGACGAGGAAGTTCAGGGCGTCAAGGCGTACAGGAACGTGAAGGACATCCCGGACGATGTCGACCTCGCGGTTGTCGTTGTCCCGAAGAGATTTGTCAAGCAGACGGTAATAGACTGCGGCGAAAAGGGCGTCAAGGGGATAATCCTCATCACGGCCGGGTTCGGAGAGGTCGGCCCGGAGGGCAAGAGGGAGGAGCGCGAGCTCGTGGAAATAGCCCACAGGTATGGCATGCGCATAGTCGGCCCCAACTGCGTCGGCATAATGAACACCCACAACGACATGAACGCCACCTTCGTGATGGACGCTAAGAAGGGCAACATAGGCTTCATCAGCCAGAGCGGGGCACTTGGAGCGGGAATCATCTACAAGACCGTCAAGGAAGGAATAGGCTTCTCAAAGTTCGTGAGCATCGGAAACATGGCCGATGTGGACTTCGCCGAGTTCATGGAGTACCTGGCAGACACGGAGGATGACAAGGCAATAGCCCTCTATATCGAGGGCCTCAAGGACGGAAGGCGCTTTATGGAGATAGCCAAGAAGGTTACCAAGAAGAAGCCGGTAATAGTCCTCAAGGCAGGAAGGAGTGAGAGCGGTGCCAGGGCCGCTTCGAGCCACACCGGTTCTCTGGCAGGAAGCTGGCGCATCTACGAGGCGGCCTTCAAGCAGAGCGGGGTTATCGTTGCCGAGACCATCGACGACATGCTCAGCATGGCGAGGGCATTCACCCAGCCGCTCCCGAAGGGCAACCGCGTTGCAATAATGACAAACGCCGGCGGTCCGGGTGTCCCCCCCGCCGATGCCATAGACAAGCTCGGGTTGAAGCTGGCCGACCTCGAGGAGAAGACCATCGAGGAGCTACGCTCGTTCCTGCCGCCGATGGCGGCGGTGAAAAACCCCGTCGACATGATAGCCTCGGCAAGGGGCGAGGACTACTACAGAACCGCCAAGGCCCTCCTTGAGGATTCGAACGTTGACATGCTCATAAGCATCTGCGTCGTCCCGACCTTCGCCGGAATGACACCAACCGAGCACGCGGAGGGCGTTGTCAGGGCAGTTAAGGAGGTCAACAACGGAAAGCCCGTCCTCGGCCTCTTCATGGCCGGCTACGTCAGCGAGAAGGCCAAGGAGGTACTCGAGGAGAACGGAATCCCGAGCTACGAGAGGCCAGAGGATGCCGCCGCTGCGGCCTATGCCCTTGTCGAGTTCGCGAAGGCAAAGGGAGTTTTGAAGGAGGAGTGA
- a CDS encoding DUF7128 family protein — MVEVAELKAVIFYDRDGVRYYRCPRCGMLFRDSKEYTRHVNRAHGHLFRK, encoded by the coding sequence GTGGTGGAAGTGGCGGAGCTGAAGGCGGTTATCTTCTACGACCGCGACGGTGTCCGCTACTACCGCTGCCCGCGCTGTGGAATGCTCTTCAGGGACTCCAAGGAGTACACGAGACACGTTAACAGGGCCCACGGGCACCTGTTCAGAAAGTGA